The Cyclobacterium amurskyense genome contains the following window.
GCAAAAGCATCACCTGCACCAACAGTCCCTTTTACCAATAGCCTCGGCATTTTTATACATGGCTGAAGAATTTGATGCCCCTCTTTATTCAATGCCAGGGCCCCATTGGGAAAGTGTATTACCACCCAACTAAGCACTCCCATATCTAGGATTTTTTTTGCGGCTTTAAAGCCATTTGAAATCAGAAAAACATTGTCAGCGTCTAATAATTGAATCCCTGTAAGGTTGTGTGCTTCCAGCTCATTGATGAAAAGGAAATCAATAAAAGGAAGTGACGAAGGAATCACCTCCGTATACCGATCTGATTGTTCACTTACAATATCAGCAGAGGTATACATTCCTGCCTCCTTTGCCCTTCTTAAAACTTTCGCAGCTCCGGAAAGCCCATCCGATTGAATTCTGTCCAAATTATCCAATAAAAGCAAATAGCCTAAATGGAAAAATTTCGCCTTCGAAACCTCAAAATCAAAATCATCCTCTTCCAATAAAGCATTGGCCCCTCGGTGGTGAAAAAAGGTTCGTTTTCCTGTAGAACAAACCGTCATCACATCAGTAAAAGAAGTTTCAACCCCTTTCAAGCGTTTCATTTGCCTGGTTTCTAAACCCAACCTTTCACATTGATCCAAAATATCGTCACCGTATTCATCGTCACCCAACACGCCTACCCCTTCGAGTGGAATTGAAAAGTCCATTTTACGAATGGCCTTCAATACATTGAAAGGAGCGCCTCCGTTCCCTGAATTTTGGCTTAAAATATTGGCCAGGGCATTTTCATTTGGATACACATCAATCATTTTGATGAAATCCAAAATCCAATTCCCCCCAGCCAATATGCCTACTCTATTGCTTTTTTCCATTATTTCATCGAGTCAAATCCAGCTATAGGTGATTTTGTGAAATAACAATTTATTGCATTTGCCATTTAACAATATTTAAGGTATAACAATGGCTGATTTTGATTGGTGTGACTTCAAGGCTGCATCAAAAACCTGATGGCTCATTACCGCTTCTTCTGGAGTAACACATCCTAGTCTTCCCTCAAGAAACCCCTCTCTTTCCGCAAAATAGGCGGCCAACATCTGCATAAAACAATCAGGAAAACCAGGCTCAAATATTCCACCGGTAATGGTAGGGAATGGCACCTGAAAA
Protein-coding sequences here:
- a CDS encoding carbohydrate kinase family protein, giving the protein MEKSNRVGILAGGNWILDFIKMIDVYPNENALANILSQNSGNGGAPFNVLKAIRKMDFSIPLEGVGVLGDDEYGDDILDQCERLGLETRQMKRLKGVETSFTDVMTVCSTGKRTFFHHRGANALLEEDDFDFEVSKAKFFHLGYLLLLDNLDRIQSDGLSGAAKVLRRAKEAGMYTSADIVSEQSDRYTEVIPSSLPFIDFLFINELEAHNLTGIQLLDADNVFLISNGFKAAKKILDMGVLSWVVIHFPNGALALNKEGHQILQPCIKMPRLLVKGTVGAGDAFAAGVLAGMHEGWEMKASLQLGVTVAAASLMDNTASEAILPWMECLQLGNKYGYRKL